Genomic window (Aethina tumida isolate Nest 87 chromosome 4, icAetTumi1.1, whole genome shotgun sequence):
AAGAAAAAGACACTGTGGTTGAAGAAAATGACAATGTTGAGCATCCTGAACTCAAAGAGTCCTCAAAGGAGGTTTCGGCAAATATGGAATCATCCACGGAGGAGGTAGaatcagaaaataaaaataataaaaatagctcGGCAGAAAATGAATGTTCCAATAATACGGAACATATGGAGACAGTTGAACCTGAATCTTTACTAGACAGTGGCAATGTCACTGAAGTCAGTGCTATGGaaactgaataattattgtgtaattatttaggtgaacattttgtattttaagaaatctaaacatttgttaaattaacagattatttatattatgccTTTGCGacataaaaagttgtttttgaatataacgcagatttttttgatttacagttattgtttttactgtttattGTTCCCATagcttattgtttttatttttatagcaacCCTATAATATGTATGATAATGTcaattcttatattttgtatttcaacatttgtaaaaagacattatttaaaaaatatataaattattaaaattaatgttgtctattttttatacacctatatttaaaacaaagatcAGTACATTAGAATACCAAAAACAGCACTGCACAATgttcaacttttaaattatttttatagggGTGTATGTTAGGGCTTCTCTTGAAATCAAGAACAAAAAAACATTAGATTTATAGACATTTACTTAATGAAATTAGTcctaatctaataaaaatttataacgttCTGTGTGACACATCTGCCATACTGAATTAATCGGTAAGAAgtaccttaattaaaaaaatatcgagtaattaatataaacgaaTCAATGAACAGCTGATCTTACCatcacaaatttaaacttaacaagaaaattgataaaatgaatAGTTACCACTTAAATGGTAAGATGAGCTGTTAACTTgagaaatataaacataaatctatataaaaaattatttctcttCCTCTGGTAAGTGCCAAGCAATTCTGTCTTCATAAAATCGAATAACTACTTGCGGGCATTTGATGTTAGCTTCTTTCGCAGGTACCAAATCAGTTTCAACAGAATTTTGCCATTTCATCAAAAACATGAGCTGTCCAGTTGTGTCGGATGCTCCAATGATTTTCTCAGCGACCAGCCCTTTTTCGAAACCCACGAGTTCCTTTTTCTGTGGTTTTTTCGAAtccttctttttcttttttttatcgTCCTCTTCGTCATCGGAATCTACCTGTTTAGATTTTGACTTACTGTCTTCCGATTTTTTTCGTTTGTCGTCAGTCTTTCTCTTCTTTTTGGCTTTGTCGTCGTCAGACTCGTCGCTCTCGTTGGATTTGGACTTTTTGTCATCGTCCTCAGATTCGTCATCCTTAACTTTGCTTTTATCAGATTTCTTCTTCTTGTCTTCATTCTTCTTCCTCTTCTTCCTTGTCTTTTCCTCTTCAGAATCAGACTCGTCACTAATTACTTTTGACGAtctcttctttttcttttgagATTTATCTTCATCAGAATCATCCAGTTTAGATTTCTTTGAGTTTTCTAACTCAGAATCTTCAGATTCATCTTtatcttttttcttcttttcatTTTCAGCCTGAAACAAATTTCATCATATATTTGGTTTGTGGAACAGTATGTATATCAGTAAATAAAGAGGAAAATCATTATCAAATTGAAAACTGATCTGTGTACTCTGAtaaatgaatcaaatttaaatatctgatataaataataaatatatattttaaatcagacCCTGTACTGGATATTTTCCAGTGAAATTATgaattgtacattttaaatgagGTAATCACTTGATTGTATTGaaggtaaaaatattgataagaaaaaacaattgttaaaCAAATCCAAACATGCTGCTATAATAGTAAAACAAGTGAcacaaaagaaatttaatcttaattgtcttatttgaacc
Coding sequences:
- the LOC109605341 gene encoding chromobox protein homolog 1; translation: MGRKKVESSESEEEYSVEKILDRRVKDGKVEYFLKWKGYSESDNTWEPEDNLDCPELIAEFEAQRKAKIGPKSKRQRENSTSSMDSTNSKPNDKDKKAENEKKKKDKDESEDSELENSKKSKLDDSDEDKSQKKKKRSSKVISDESDSEEEKTRKKRKKNEDKKKKSDKSKVKDDESEDDDKKSKSNESDESDDDKAKKKRKTDDKRKKSEDSKSKSKQVDSDDEEDDKKKKKKDSKKPQKKELVGFEKGLVAEKIIGASDTTGQLMFLMKWQNSVETDLVPAKEANIKCPQVVIRFYEDRIAWHLPEEEK